The window AAGATTCAAACAATAACACGTCGgccattgtttgtttgttgccGACAAGATGACCATTGTTTGTTGTCTGTAgtatctgtgacgtaacataacaATTCAATACGCGCCTTTTGGTTTAAATGGCCATGTTtgaaaacttacattttcataaacggagaaatattttgtgcccaatttttctttgttttccgACCAAAATTGTGCTTTGTCAGGTTTGAAAGGATAAGCTAAGCCAACGTTAGACATATCCATTATTCCTTCAGTGTACATGTCTACCCTGAAAATACAATTgatcatttatattctcgtgggtcaacttaagtgacttatccatggttgccacttccatgcccacagtcgagctgctgaaactattacagtgtgtggataagcaggcatgacttttggttggtttggtcatttatattctcgtgggtgggaacttgagtgacttatccatggttgccactcccatgcccacagtcgagttgctgaagctattgcagtgtgtggataagcagacatgacttttggttggtttggtcatttatatcctcgtgggtgggaacttgagtgacttatccatggttgccactcccatgcccacagtcgagttgctgaagctattgcagtgtgtggataagcagacatgacttttggttggtttggtcatttatattctcgtgggtgggaatttgagtgacttatccatggttgccactctcatgcccacagtcgagttgctggagttattacagtgtgtggataagcagacatgacttttggttggtttggtcatttatattcttgtgggtgggaacttgagtgacttatccatggttgccactcccatgcccacagtcgagttgctgaagctattgcagtgtgtggataagcagatatgacttttggttggtttagtcatttatattgttgtgggtgggaacttgagtgacttaacCATAGTTGCctctcccatgcccacagtcgtgctgctgaagctattgcagtgtgtggataagcagacatgacttttggttggtttggtaatttatattctcgtgggtgggaacttgagtgacttatccatggttgccactcccatgttCACAGtcaatttacatttttcttacACTGAAGTGTGTCAATTAAAGTGTATACCATTTTTTGCAGCAAAAAAATcgggtttttaatttttttttacattttttttattactttcgACATCTTACCGAGACTGGATCTTGTGTTTGATTTTTCAATAGCTCCTCTTTTCGTTGGATTATTAAGAACCGATCGTTTGGCAAGCGATATATCAGCTGTGACTCTTGTTATTGAGATTCTGCCTTCAAAACGTCGCTTCAGGAAATCAAACACTGCTTTTTGCATCATGTCTGTGACCTGGgaattttttggtaaaaaaaattttaagaaaaataattttttaagagaaaaataaatttagacttaaaaaaaagaaaaattaaaaaatggggAATGTGTT of the Ciona intestinalis unplaced genomic scaffold, KH HT000977.1, whole genome shotgun sequence genome contains:
- the LOC100181270 gene encoding glutathione S-transferase alpha-5-like translates to MINCIFRVDMYTEGIMDMSNVGLAYPFKPDKAQFWSENKEKLGTKYFSVYENILQTTNNGHLVGNKQTMADVLLFESFVHYLHIDKDVLNNYPNLQKFMASQKEIPWVQKFLQPGSNRKPFPDEKYVAMVAEIFFS